A single region of the Acidobacteriota bacterium genome encodes:
- the tmk gene encoding dTMP kinase: MLVAIEGLDQSGKETQARELRDRLRAAGYRSRVVSFPDYGTSIGEEIARALQGEREYGPETMQLLYVANRFERKADIDRWQAGGLIVLFDRYVASAVAYGEAHGLDPAWLENLQIYLPQPDLTFFLDIAPETAMARKAVGRDRYERDLALLARVRVSYQRLAAQSGWIRIDGEQSPDDVATALATALEPRLPALP; this comes from the coding sequence ATGCTCGTAGCGATCGAGGGGCTTGATCAGAGCGGCAAGGAGACGCAGGCGCGCGAGTTGCGCGACCGGCTGCGGGCGGCCGGCTACCGGTCGCGCGTGGTGTCGTTTCCCGACTACGGAACGTCGATTGGCGAGGAGATTGCCCGCGCGCTGCAGGGCGAGCGGGAGTACGGCCCGGAAACGATGCAACTGCTGTATGTAGCGAATCGCTTCGAGCGGAAGGCCGACATCGACCGGTGGCAGGCGGGGGGGCTCATCGTCCTGTTCGATCGGTATGTCGCCTCCGCCGTCGCCTACGGCGAAGCGCATGGCCTCGACCCGGCGTGGCTCGAGAACCTGCAGATCTACCTGCCGCAGCCGGATCTGACGTTCTTCCTCGACATCGCGCCGGAGACCGCGATGGCCCGCAAGGCGGTGGGACGCGACCGCTACGAGCGCGATCTCGCGCTCCTCGCGCGCGTCCGGGTCAGCTATCAGCGCCTTGCCGCGCAATCCGGCTGGATCCGGATCGACGGCGAACAGTCGCCCGACGACGTTGCCACCGCCCTCGCCACGGCGCTCGAGCCGCGCCTGCCGGCGCTACCCTAG
- the lysA gene encoding diaminopimelate decarboxylase, with protein MAAAGFHHGLLATPSPTPMDGFDCSPDRPATCDGVDLAAVAAAEGTPLYVYSAAGIVARYRALDAALGEWPHRIHFAMKANSTLGVVRLLHAAGSSFDANSGGEIGVALRAGAPPDAIVFTGVGKTEAELTDAVRLGIGTINAESAGELDRIGRIAASRGVRARVALRVNPDIEADTHPGIATGGRAHKFGVPMGDARDIAREASTHEGLELVGIHAHVGSQITDLDSLGRTAAAVARLAHRLQEDGVPLAHVDLGGGLGIAYDAAEAPSVDAYARLLVDAVRPTGLTLLVEPGRWIVGPTGALIATVVDVKPQADGRHFVVLDAGMSELLRPALYGSAHRLHLLQPRDGSPVTCDVVGPICETTDVVGLGQRMPLPRVGDRILVRDAGAYGVAMASNYNRHPLPAEALIADGAWTLIRRRQSVDEMMASEL; from the coding sequence ATGGCGGCCGCGGGGTTTCACCACGGGCTCCTGGCGACGCCATCCCCCACACCCATGGACGGATTCGACTGTTCCCCTGACCGTCCAGCCACCTGCGATGGCGTCGATCTGGCGGCCGTGGCTGCCGCCGAAGGCACACCGCTCTACGTCTACAGCGCGGCCGGCATCGTCGCGCGCTACCGGGCCCTCGACGCCGCGCTCGGCGAGTGGCCGCATCGGATCCACTTCGCGATGAAGGCGAACTCGACGCTCGGGGTCGTCCGGTTGCTGCATGCGGCGGGAAGCTCGTTCGATGCCAATTCGGGAGGCGAAATAGGCGTGGCGTTGCGCGCGGGGGCGCCGCCGGACGCGATCGTCTTCACGGGCGTCGGCAAGACGGAGGCGGAGCTGACCGATGCGGTGCGCCTCGGCATCGGCACGATCAACGCGGAGTCGGCCGGGGAGCTGGACCGGATCGGACGCATTGCCGCGTCGCGGGGCGTGCGGGCGCGCGTCGCCCTGCGCGTGAACCCGGACATCGAGGCCGATACCCACCCGGGCATCGCGACCGGCGGCCGGGCCCACAAGTTCGGGGTGCCGATGGGCGACGCCCGCGATATCGCGCGCGAGGCGTCGACGCACGAAGGGCTGGAACTGGTCGGCATCCACGCGCATGTCGGATCGCAGATCACCGACCTCGATTCGCTGGGCCGGACCGCGGCAGCGGTCGCGCGGCTCGCGCACCGGCTGCAGGAAGACGGCGTTCCGCTCGCGCATGTCGATCTGGGCGGCGGACTGGGGATCGCCTACGACGCGGCCGAGGCGCCGTCGGTCGACGCCTACGCGCGACTGCTGGTCGATGCGGTCCGGCCAACCGGGCTGACCCTGCTCGTCGAGCCGGGCCGCTGGATCGTCGGTCCGACCGGCGCACTCATCGCCACCGTGGTCGACGTCAAGCCGCAGGCGGACGGACGTCACTTCGTCGTGCTCGACGCGGGCATGAGCGAGCTGCTCCGCCCGGCGTTGTACGGCTCGGCGCACCGACTGCACCTGCTGCAGCCGCGCGACGGCTCACCCGTCACCTGCGATGTCGTCGGACCGATATGCGAGACGACGGATGTGGTCGGCCTCGGTCAGAGGATGCCGTTGCCGCGGGTGGGCGACCGGATCCTGGTGCGCGACGCCGGCGCCTACGGGGTGGCGATGGCCTCGAACTACAATCGCCATCCCCTGCCGGCCGAGGCGCTGATCGCGGACGGAGCGTGGACACTGATTCGCCGCCGGCAGTCCGTCGACGAAATGATGGCGTCGGAGCTGTGA
- a CDS encoding type II toxin-antitoxin system PemK/MazF family toxin, protein MARILRGDVRWANLNPVRGHEQAGQRPVVVLSHDIFNERSGTVIAAALTSQEPRAGFPLTLRLRASRLPKRSWVKISQIRTLSTERLGRRLGRASEEELAVIVEGLIEIIG, encoded by the coding sequence GTGGCCCGAATACTGAGGGGCGACGTCCGCTGGGCGAATCTGAACCCGGTTCGAGGCCACGAACAGGCCGGCCAGCGTCCTGTCGTCGTCCTCAGCCACGATATCTTCAACGAGCGATCGGGCACGGTAATCGCCGCGGCCCTGACCAGTCAGGAACCGCGCGCAGGCTTCCCTCTGACCCTGCGGCTCCGTGCATCAAGGCTCCCCAAGCGTTCGTGGGTCAAGATCAGCCAGATCCGAACGCTCTCGACCGAGCGCCTCGGTCGACGCCTCGGGCGGGCATCCGAGGAGGAGCTGGCCGTCATTGTCGAGGGCCTGATCGAGATCATCGGGTAG
- a CDS encoding CopG family transcriptional regulator, with protein MPKAKVAVTLDARLLNQMDTLVSGGMFRNRSQAVESALAEKLGRLARTRLATECDKLDPTHEQLLADEGIAGESWPEY; from the coding sequence ATGCCAAAAGCCAAGGTCGCCGTCACCCTGGACGCCCGGTTGCTCAACCAGATGGACACGCTCGTGTCAGGAGGGATGTTCAGAAACCGCAGCCAGGCAGTGGAATCAGCCCTGGCGGAGAAACTCGGCCGACTCGCCCGCACTCGCCTGGCGACGGAATGCGACAAGCTGGATCCGACCCACGAACAGCTTCTTGCGGACGAAGGCATCGCAGGTGAGTCGTGGCCCGAATACTGA